A window from Purpureocillium takamizusanense chromosome 3, complete sequence encodes these proteins:
- a CDS encoding uncharacterized protein (COG:S~EggNog:ENOG503P5VM) yields the protein MLDYTRFQDVFPADLQIPYDRRLQHEIDDRRKSLDGTLFIDRVMKALGIAKAKTYPPKSESALRQVHQQICDAGMSMHHKQSLLYYILLDFDGASGRDAVSEAFAMGTGMPGTYQVFMKGLWYMDRQDYQRALEYVAHPSLTPDFADDIVVALVRHAEANDYSLALAYYHTVRPILKTSEALELLFDAMVRTDATEALLFSRTHPGHTREQLFRRWMGGVLDAGKGDKAAHVTQLALMPFDATEEAWFEEYLTRGEGRNLRRAKDTLLMRMIACDRFADVSRVKGGGPWSGVIDGIRKGIEGLE from the exons ATGCTCGACTACACCCGGTTCCAGGACGTCTTCCCGGCGGACCTGCAGATTCCGTACGACCGCAGGCTGCAGCACGAGATCGACGACCGTCGCAAGAGCCTCGATGGGACGCTCTTCATCGACCGCGTCATGAaggcgctcggcatcgccaaaG CCAAAACGTACCCTCCCAAGTCCGAGAGCGCCCTGCGGCAGGTGCACCAGCAAATCTGCGACGCCGGCATGTCGATGCACCACAAGCAGTCGCTGCTGTACTACATCCTGCTCGACTTTGACGGCGCgagcggccgcgacgccgtgtcCGAGGCGTTTGCCATGGGCACGGGCATGCCCGGCACGTACCAGGTCTTTATGAAGGGCCTGTGGTACATGGACCGGCAAGACTACCAG CGCGCGCTGGAATACGTGGCGCACCCGTCGCTGACGCCCGACTTTGCCGACGACATCGtggtcgccctcgtccgccacgCCGAGGCAAACGACTACAGCCTGGCGCTGGCGTACTACCACACGGTGCGACCGATCCTCAAGACGTCggaggcgctggagctgctctTCGACGCCATGGTGCGGACAGACGCGACCGAGGCGCTGCTCTTCTCGCGCACGCACCCGGGGCACACGCGCGAGCAGCTGTTCCGGCGGTggatgggcggcgtgctcgacgccggcaagggcgacaaggcggccCACGTGACGCAACTGGCCCTGATGCCGTTTGACGCGACCGAGGAGGCGTGGTTCGAGGAGTACCTGACCCGGGGCGAGGGCCGGAACCTGCGCCGGGCCAAGGACACGCTGCTGATGCGCATGATTGCGTGCGACCGGTTTGCGGACGTGAGCCGggtcaagggcggcggcccgtggAGCGGCGTGATTGACGGCATCAGGAAGGGGATCGAGGGCCTGGAGTGA
- a CDS encoding Cholestenol Delta-isomerase (EggNog:ENOG503NYNH~COG:I~TransMembrane:5 (o29-50i62-84o115-140i152-173o185-205i)), which yields MDAPAMASHPFYPLGAPVKNYVANTIGPVTLVAIFAAACGALFVPTALVAARVRPGLPLTELLIAFWFVLCGCIHLFFEGYFAYNFLDMASRTDLFGQLWKEYSLSDSRYMTQDPFVVCMETVTAVFWGPLSFFCAYAVLTRSPLRHPVQLVVSLGQLYGDVLYYCICWFNELLNGLAYSRPERFYYWAYFVLCNAFWIVIPLLLMAQSVRESAAAFARGHGLANGAVKKAQ from the exons ATGGACgcccccgccatggccagccaCCCCTTCTACCCGCTCGGCGCGCCCGTCAAAAACTACGTCGCCAACACCATCGGCCCCGTcacgctcgtcgccatcttcgcGGCCGCGTGCGGCGCCCTCTTCGTGCccacggccctcgtcgccgcgcgcgtgcgcccCGGCCTGCCCCTGACGGAGCTGCTCATTGCCTTCTGGTTTGTGCTGTGCGGCTGCATCCACCTCTTCTTCGAGG GCTACTTTGCGTACAACTTCCTCGACATGGCCAGCCGGACGGACCTCTTCGGCCAGCTGTGGAAGGAGTACTCGCTCTCCGACTCGCGCTACATGACGCAGGACCCCTTCGTCGTGTGCATGGAgaccgtcaccgccgtcttCTGGGGCCCGCTGTCCTTTTTCTGCGCCTACGCCGTCCTCACGCGCAGCCCCCTCCGCCACCccgtgcagctcgtcgtcagcctGGGCCAGCTGTACGGCGACGTCCTCTACTACTGCATCTGCTGGTTCAACGAGCTGCTCAACGGCCTCGCCTACTCGCGCCCCGAGCGCTTCTACTACTGGGCCTACTTTGTGCTCTGCAACGCCTTTTGGATCGTCATCCCGTTGCTCCTCATGGCCCAGAGCGTGcgcgagtcggcggcggcgtttgcccgcggccacggcctggCCAACGGCGCGGTCAAGAAGGCCCAGTAG